The sequence GGCACTCAGGCACTTGCCCATTGACGGTCTAGCAGCAGCAATAATCAAGTCCGATCGCTGGAACCCCTGGGTCATGGCATCGAGGTCGTAGAAGCCGCAGGGGATGCCGGGCAGCACCACGCCGAGCGATCGCTGCTCGATCTCAGAAAACGTCTCGATCAAAATATCTGAGGTCGCCGTCAGTCCTCCCTGGGGCCGCGACTGGGTGATGCCAAACAGCCGCTGCTCCGACTGATCCATCACATTCTCAATCGGCAGGGTCGTGTCGTAGCCCAGCTGCGAAATTTCGCCCCCGGTTTGAATCAGCAGTCGACGGGTGTACTTATCCATCACCAGAGTGGCGTACTGGTCGATGTTGGCGGCACTAATGGTGCGATCGACCAGCTGGGCTAGGCGGGTTTGGCCCCCTACCTGCTCTAGCTTGCCGTTGTCTTTGAGCCACACGGCGATCGTCATCAGGTCGGCGGGCTGCCCCTTCGCGTGCAGCGCCAGCGCCCCCTTATAGATATCGCGGTGGGCACCGATGTAAAAGGCATCGGGGGTAAGAATTTCCATCACCCGACCCAGGGCTTCGGGGTCGAGCAAAATACCCCCCAGAATGGCCTCTTCGGCCTCTATGTTCTGGGGAGGCAGGCGATCGCTGACCGCATCAAACTTGAGATTCTGAACCATAGCCCTGCGGGAGTGGAGTAGTTCTAATTGTGCTCCAAACCCGACCGTCCTGGAGTTGCTTATCCAAACTGCCCCTGCACATAGGCCAAGGTGCGCTCATCCTGGGGGGTCGAGAAAATTTTCTCAGTCTTATCGATCTCCACCAGGTAGCCAACTCGCTTGCCTCCCTCTAGGGCTTCGGCATTAAAGAACGCCGTGTAGTCAGCCACCCGTGAGGCCTGCTGCATGTTGTGGGTGACGATGATGATGGTGAACTCCTGCTTAAGTTCATTCATCAGCTCTTCAATCCGCATCGTCGAAATTGGGTCTAGGGCCGAGCAGGGCTCATCCATCAGCAGCACGTCGGGCTGCACCGCAATGGCGCGGGCAATACACAGGCGCTGCTGCTGCCCCCCCGAAAGCGAAGTGCCCAACTGCTTCAGCTTGTCTTTAACCTCATCCCAAAGGGCCGCCTTGCGTAGTGAGGCCTCTACCACCTCATCCAGATTGCCCTTAAAGCCATTGACCCGCAGACCATAGGCAACGTTGTCGTAGATCGACTTGGGGAAGGGGTTGGGCTGCTGAAACACCATCCCAATCTTGCGGCGCACCACAACCGGGTCAACATTGGCGTCGTAGAGCCCCTTGCCCTTGTAGGTCAAATTTCCTTTAACCTCGGCTCCGCGAATCAGCGCATTGGTGCGGTTAAAGCAGCGCAGCAGGGTGCTCTTGCCGCAGCCTGACGGGCCAATAAAGGCGGTAATTTGCCCCTCTAGAATGTCCATGGTGACATCCCGCAGGGCGATATTTCCGCCGTAATAGACCGACAGATTTCTAACTTCAAAGGTGCGCCGGGTATCCACGGCTGTACCACTCATATATTGCTTATATTGCTGCATGGTAGTTCCGAATAAAAGCGGGTTAAACAGGGCTAAGGGCGGCGAGGTTGAGAATGCTCTAGATCCAACATAAGGTTGAATGGCTTAAGAAAACTAAAACTGCCGCGTCAGGTCGAAGGCCAAGCAGGCTAAAACTTTTGCCTACGGCTCAGAAATCGAGCGACCACACTAAAGATCAATACAATGGCCAGCAGCACTAGGGCCGCTGCCCAGGCCAGCTCTTGAGACGCCTTGTAGGGAATAATCGAGAAAAAGTAGATCAGCACCGGCAGCGTGGCCACAGGCTGCCAAACGTCAGTGGCCCAGAAGTTGTTGTTAAAGGCCGTAAACAGCAACGGTGCTGCTTCCCCTGCGGCCCGCGCCACCCCCAGCACAATACCTGTGATAATCGACGTCACTGCGGCGGGCAGCACGATTTGAACCACCGTTTGAAACCGGGTGGCCCCAATGCCCGTAGAGGCCAGACGCATTTCATTGGGTACCAGCAGTAGGGCTTCTTCCGTAGAGCGGATGATGATCGGCAGCATCAGCACCGCCAGCGCCACCCCGCCTGAAAATGCTGAAAACGAACCCATGGGCCGGACGATAATTGAATAGGCAAACAAACCCATGAGAATGGCCGGTACCCCGGTCAGCACGTTGCAGGAAAATTTGACCAGGTAAGCCAAGCGAGTACCCCGGCCAAACTCAGCCAGGTAAACCGCCGCCAGCACCCCAAAGGGCACCGAAATTGCGGTGCCGATGCCCAGGGTCATCAGAGTTCCGACGATAGCGTGGCCGACGCCCCCCTCGGTCAGCCCCGGTGGGGGTGGCAGCTTGGTGAACAGATCTGGAAAGACAAAGGCGTTCACCCCTTTCTGAAACACGCTCAGCAAGACCCAAATTAGGGGAATGACTACGGCTGCGGCAAAGACCATGGTCAGCACCGTCAGCACCTTGCCCACAATTCTGCGGTGGGGGGCTAAGGCTTGGCCAGTAATGTCAAAGTCGTCGGTGGCGTAGGCCAAGTCAGGCCGAATGTCTGCGCTATCCATAATTTCCGTTTACCTAGGCTAACTGTCTCGTGCCGTAATGGGTTTTGCTGGGCAAAAAAAGGCTGCATGAGCTTGAACCGCTGCTCTCGCTCTGGGCCAGTCCTCTGGGCCAGTCCTCTGGGTTACTACTCAATATTTTGAAACCGGCGAATAATGATCTCCGCCAGGATGTTGACAATCAGGGCCAAGATCATCAGCACCAACCCGGCATACATCAGCGCGGCCACCTGCACCCGCCCTGCTTCGCCAAACTGAGAGGCAATTAGGCCCGTAATGGTTGACCCCGGCTGTAGCCAAGAAATATCGATGCGGTTGGCGTTGCCGACCAGCATGGCCGCTACCATGGTCTCGCCCAGGGCGCGGCCCATAGCCAGCATGACCGAGCTGATAATGCCCGACAGCCCCGCCGGAATCAGCACTCGAATAATGGTTTCCCAGCGGGTGGCCCCTAGGGCCAACGAGCCGTTGCGCAGCTCTCGGGGCAGCGCCTCAAAGGTGCCCCGGGTAATCGAAATAATGATGGGCACAATCATGATCGATAGCACTAGACCCACCAAGAACAGGCTATTGCCACGGGGCGCAGGGCCACCAAAAATCGGAATCCAGCCGAGGACGTCGTTGAGAAACCGGAAAAAAGGCCGAATAAAGGGAATCAGCACAAAGATGCCCCAAATGCCCAGCACCACGCTAGGAATCGCCACAATCAGCTCAATGGCAAAGGCAATGGGCGTGGTAATCCAAACGGGGGCAAAGCCCTCGGTGAGAAAAATCGCGACTCCTACCCCCAACGGCACGGCAATCAGCAGCGCAATAAACGCGGTGACTAGAGTGCCGTAGATCATTGGCAATACGCCGTAGATGTTAGTCACTGGGTTCCAGGTGGTGCCAATCACAAAGCCAAGACCAAACTGGCGAATGGCGGGCCAAGCCGAAACCGTTGTCTGCAAAATAATCCACAGCAAAACGGCTCCGGCTCCAATCGCCAACAGCAGGGTAAATCCCCAAAAACCGACATCCAACACCCGAGCTGTGCTGTTGCGCTTTTCGAGACTGCGTTTAGTAAAGCCTGTTGATTGATCAGCCAGCGCCATGACAATTCCTTAACTCCAGTGAGTTGCTGTAAATTTCAGTGTTTGGGGGACTTTACTAAGGCCAGTTGAACCGGGTACTTAAGCACTTTAATTGTGACAGTCTCCAACGGTTTAACGGTATAGGGTTTCAGGTTTCAGGTTCAAGATCTTCCTTGAACCTGAAACCTTGAACTTTATAATCTCAGCCGTTAGCCAGCGTTGACGGTGTCAAACACTTCTCGGACGCGTTCTACCAGGGGATCGGGCAGGGGGACGAACAGCAGTTCCTCCGTCAGAGCCCGACCATCGGGACCGAGTGCCCATTCAAATAC is a genomic window of Nodosilinea sp. E11 containing:
- the pstB gene encoding phosphate ABC transporter ATP-binding protein PstB, with amino-acid sequence MSGTAVDTRRTFEVRNLSVYYGGNIALRDVTMDILEGQITAFIGPSGCGKSTLLRCFNRTNALIRGAEVKGNLTYKGKGLYDANVDPVVVRRKIGMVFQQPNPFPKSIYDNVAYGLRVNGFKGNLDEVVEASLRKAALWDEVKDKLKQLGTSLSGGQQQRLCIARAIAVQPDVLLMDEPCSALDPISTMRIEELMNELKQEFTIIIVTHNMQQASRVADYTAFFNAEALEGGKRVGYLVEIDKTEKIFSTPQDERTLAYVQGQFG
- the pstA gene encoding phosphate ABC transporter permease PstA, which encodes MDSADIRPDLAYATDDFDITGQALAPHRRIVGKVLTVLTMVFAAAVVIPLIWVLLSVFQKGVNAFVFPDLFTKLPPPPGLTEGGVGHAIVGTLMTLGIGTAISVPFGVLAAVYLAEFGRGTRLAYLVKFSCNVLTGVPAILMGLFAYSIIVRPMGSFSAFSGGVALAVLMLPIIIRSTEEALLLVPNEMRLASTGIGATRFQTVVQIVLPAAVTSIITGIVLGVARAAGEAAPLLFTAFNNNFWATDVWQPVATLPVLIYFFSIIPYKASQELAWAAALVLLAIVLIFSVVARFLSRRQKF
- the pstC gene encoding phosphate ABC transporter permease subunit PstC, translating into MALADQSTGFTKRSLEKRNSTARVLDVGFWGFTLLLAIGAGAVLLWIILQTTVSAWPAIRQFGLGFVIGTTWNPVTNIYGVLPMIYGTLVTAFIALLIAVPLGVGVAIFLTEGFAPVWITTPIAFAIELIVAIPSVVLGIWGIFVLIPFIRPFFRFLNDVLGWIPIFGGPAPRGNSLFLVGLVLSIMIVPIIISITRGTFEALPRELRNGSLALGATRWETIIRVLIPAGLSGIISSVMLAMGRALGETMVAAMLVGNANRIDISWLQPGSTITGLIASQFGEAGRVQVAALMYAGLVLMILALIVNILAEIIIRRFQNIE